The following proteins are co-located in the Solanum pennellii chromosome 1, SPENNV200 genome:
- the LOC107012058 gene encoding linoleate 13S-lipoxygenase 2-1, chloroplastic-like isoform X2, whose amino-acid sequence MQTKLNHISIKIEIIKMLKPQLQQSTKTLIPSWNTSTLFLASFPINIFNKNFILKKKNNFRVHHNYNGANTIKAVLNSTEKSIGVKAVVTVQKQVNLNLSRGLDDIGDLLGKSLLLWIVAAELDHKTGLEKPSIRSYAHRGLDVDGDTYYEADFVIPEDFGEVGAILVENEHHKEMYVKNIVIDGFVHGKVEITCNSWVHSKFDNPDKRIFFTNKSYLPSQTPSGVIRLREEELVTLRGDGVGERKVFERIYDYDVYNDLGEVDSNNDDAKRPILGGKKLPYPRRCRTGRQRSKKDPLYETRSNFVYVPRDEAFSAVKSLTFSGNTVYSALHAVVPALESVVSDPDLGFPHFPAIDSLFNVGVDMPGLSDKKSSLFNIVPRLIKSISETGKDVLLFESPQLVQRDTFSWFRDVEFARQTLAGLNPYSIRLVTEWPLRSKLDPKVYGPPESEITKELIENEIGNNMTVEQAVQQKKLFILDYHDLLLPYVNKVNELKGSVLYGSRTIFFLTPHGTLKPLAIELTRPPIDDKPQWKEVYSPNDWNATGAWLWKLAKAHVLSHDSGYHQLVSHWLRTHCCTEPYIIATNRQLSAMHPIYRLLHPHFRYTMEINALAREALINANGIIESTFFPGKYSMELSSIAYGLEWRFDQEALPQNLISRVLAEEDPNEPHGLKLAIEDYPFANDGLVLWDILKQWVTNYVNHYYPQTNLIESDKELQAWWSEIKNVGHGDKKDEPWWPELKTPNDLIGIITTIVWVTSGHHAAVNFGQYSYGGGGTKQHK is encoded by the exons ATGCAAACCAAATTAAACCacatatcaattaaaattgaaataataaaaatgttgaaGCCTCAACTTCAACAATCTACAAAAACCCTAATTCCATCTTGGAATACTAGTACATTATTCTTAGCCTCTTTtcccataaatatttttaataaaaactttatacttaaaaaaaagaataattttaggGTTCATCATAATTATAATGGTGCAAATACCATTAAGGCTGTGCTTAATTCTACTGAAAAATCCATAGGTGTTAAAGCTGTGGTGACTGTCCAAAAACaagttaatttaaatttatcaagAGGACTTGATGATATTGGTGATTTACTTGGTAAATCACTACTTCTATGGATTGTTGCTGCTGAACTTGATCATA agACTGGACTCGAAAAGCCAAGCATTAGGTCATATGCTCATCGTGGACTAGATGTGGATGGTGACACATATTATGAGGCTGATTTTGTAATTCCTGAAGACTTTGGGGAGGTTGGTGCAATTTTAGTAGAAAATGAGCACCACAAGGAAATGTATGTGAAAAATATAGTAATTGACGGTTTTGTCCATGGCAAAGTTGAAATTACATGCAACTCTTGGGTTCATTCCAAATTTGATAATCCTGATAAAAGGATTTTCTTCACAAATAAG TCATATTTACCATCTCAAACCCCAAGTGGAGTAATTAGGTTAAGAGAGGAAGAACTCGTGACATTAAGAGGTGATGGAGTTGGAGAAAGAAAAGTATTTGAGAGgatttatgattatgatgtttataATGATCTCGGAGAAGTCGATAGTAATAATGATGATGCTAAAAGACCAATACTTGGTGGAAAAAAATTACCATATCCTAGAAGGTGTAGAACCGGTCGACAAAGAAGTAAAAAAG ATCCATTATATGAAACAAGGAGTAACTTTGTGTATGTACCAAGAGATGAAGCATTTTCAGCAGTGAAGAGTTTAACATTCTCCGGCAACACCGTTTACTCCGCCCTACACGCGGTGGTGCCGGCATTGGAATCGGTCGTATCCGATCCCGACCTAGGGTTTCCACATTTTCCGGCCATTGACTCGCTTTTCAATGTGGGTGTCGATATGCCAGGACTTAGTGATAAAAAAAGTAGTCTTTTTAACATCGTACCAAGGCTTATTAAGTCTATTTCTGAAACTGGAAAAGATGTCTTGCTCTTTGAATCTCCTCAATTGGTCCAAA GGGACACATTTTCTTGGTTTAGAGATGTGGAATTTGCTAGACAAACCTTAGCTGGTTTGAATCCATATAGTATCCGATTGGTTACG GAATGGCCATTGAGGAGCAAGCTAGACCCTAAGGTGTATGGACCTCCTGAATCAGAAATCACAAAAGAGCTTATTGAGAATGAAATTGGAAACAATATGACTGTTGAacag gCCGTTCAACAAAAGAAGTTGTTCATCCTCGATTATCATGATTTGTTATTGCCATATGTGAACAAAGTGAATGAACTCAAAGGGTCAGTATTATATGGATCAAGAACTATATTCTTCTTGACACCTCATGGCACATTGAAACCTTTGGCCATTGAGCTAACTAGGCCACCAATAGATGACAAACCTCAATGGAAGGAAGTTTATTCCCCAAATGATTGGAATGCCACTGGGGCTTGGCTATGGAAATTGGCTAAAGCTCATGTTCTTTCTCATGACTCTGGATATCATCAACTAGTTAGTCACTG GCTAAGAACTCATTGTTGTACAGAGCCATATATTATTGCAACAAATAGGCAACTAAGTGCAATGCATCCAATATATAGATTGTTGCATCCTCATTTCAGATACACAATGGAGATAAATGCCTTAGCTAGAGAAGCACTTATTAATGCTAATGGAATTATTGAGAGTACATTTTTCCCAGGCAAGTATTCAATGGAGTTGAGTTCTATTGCCTATGGTCTTGAATGGAGATTTGACCAAGAGGCACTCCCACAAAACCTTATTAGTAG GGTATTGGCAGAGGAAGATCCAAATGAACCACATGGCTTGAAACTAGCAATAGAAGATTACCCTTTTGCTAATGATGGTTTAGTACTTTGGGACATACTTAAACAATGGGTAACAAATTATGTAAACCATTATTATCCACAAACAAATCTCATTGAATCTGATAAAGAACTCCAAGCTTGGTGGTCAGAGATTAAAAATGTTGGACATGGTGACAAGAAAGATGAGCCATGGTGGCCAGAGTTAAAAACTCCAAATGACTTAATTGGTATTATCACAACAATAGTTTGGGTAACTTCTGGCCATCATGCAGCTGTTAACTTTGGCCAATATAGCTATGGAG GGGGAGGCACAAAACAACACAAGTAG